One Roseimaritima multifibrata DNA window includes the following coding sequences:
- the pgsA gene encoding CDP-diacylglycerol--glycerol-3-phosphate 3-phosphatidyltransferase, whose amino-acid sequence MSSSTTVSPYNVPNLLTSIRFILAVGVIAFIAMSWFGTALVTFVIAASTDWMDGYYARRYGQVTKLGRIFDPFVDKIIVCGAFTSLVEISGSGVAAWMAIIVIGRELLVTSLRGMVEGAGGDFSASQLGKWKMVLQCVAIGFTLLCLALQTPEPWLVWVTMGTLWGAILLTVYSGIDYVIIASRVMTSETPAK is encoded by the coding sequence ATGTCTTCTTCTACAACCGTTTCGCCCTACAACGTACCGAACCTGCTGACGTCCATCCGCTTCATCCTTGCAGTCGGTGTGATTGCATTCATTGCGATGTCTTGGTTTGGAACCGCATTGGTAACGTTTGTCATTGCCGCGTCCACCGACTGGATGGACGGCTATTACGCTAGGCGATATGGCCAAGTCACCAAACTAGGACGGATCTTTGACCCGTTTGTCGATAAAATTATCGTCTGTGGTGCCTTCACCAGTCTGGTCGAAATCAGCGGGTCCGGAGTCGCTGCCTGGATGGCCATCATTGTCATCGGACGCGAATTATTAGTCACCAGCCTTCGCGGAATGGTCGAAGGTGCAGGAGGCGATTTTTCCGCCAGCCAGCTTGGTAAATGGAAGATGGTCCTGCAGTGCGTCGCAATTGGTTTTACACTGCTTTGCTTAGCACTGCAGACCCCCGAGCCATGGTTGGTTTGGGTTACGATGGGAACCTTGTGGGGCGCTATCTTGCTAACCGTTTACTCGGGAATTGACTATGTCATCATCGCCTCGAGAGTGATGACTTCCGAAACTCCCGCGAAGTAA
- a CDS encoding CPBP family intramembrane glutamic endopeptidase, whose protein sequence is MAELGIQLLMAFMASLLVGGLFAWSWTFYRLIKRLPVFPPEPRLPINWGLAEVLMTLGVYILATTILGVAALFAGVQFTEQIPTSSEQDLAQTVQKSATSEPLSPQAEPSAETETADSEAGSLAISDSETESTTDRPPPPPHQSAERIGAFLTIDATARLVTIAVVLGLLSLFDRKIIRRMGWIPKRRDFRLGVVAACMLLPLLFLFQSVLNYYVPYEHSVLDVISQQPPQWVLLAMAFTSVIAAPLAEEFFFRGMLQGGLQRIANAGLDRQIAAEQQSNLPADTSADLAEEPLAPRRDWNQIVTSNQVAQWPFWPILVSSLFFALVHFGQGAAPISLFFFSLGLGLLYHLTGRLWASITVHAMLNAISTAMAILSV, encoded by the coding sequence ATGGCTGAATTAGGGATCCAACTGCTGATGGCCTTCATGGCCAGCTTGTTAGTCGGAGGACTGTTTGCCTGGAGCTGGACGTTTTACCGATTGATAAAACGCCTGCCCGTCTTTCCTCCAGAACCTCGGTTACCGATCAACTGGGGACTTGCCGAAGTCCTGATGACCCTTGGCGTCTATATCCTGGCGACAACGATCCTGGGGGTTGCTGCACTCTTCGCAGGAGTCCAATTCACCGAACAGATTCCGACGTCAAGCGAACAGGACTTGGCACAGACCGTACAAAAATCAGCGACGAGCGAACCGCTTTCGCCGCAAGCAGAACCGTCAGCAGAAACCGAAACGGCAGATTCCGAAGCGGGTTCACTTGCGATCTCCGATTCCGAAACAGAATCAACCACCGACCGGCCGCCACCTCCACCGCATCAATCCGCAGAACGGATAGGAGCCTTTCTAACGATCGACGCAACAGCTCGACTAGTGACAATTGCCGTGGTCCTTGGGCTGCTGTCTCTTTTCGATCGCAAGATCATTCGCCGAATGGGTTGGATACCCAAACGTCGAGACTTCAGATTGGGGGTTGTCGCGGCTTGCATGCTGTTGCCCCTGCTGTTCTTGTTTCAATCGGTCCTGAACTATTACGTACCGTATGAGCACAGCGTTTTAGACGTCATCAGTCAACAACCACCGCAGTGGGTATTGTTGGCAATGGCCTTTACGTCGGTGATCGCTGCTCCACTGGCCGAAGAGTTCTTTTTCCGTGGGATGCTTCAAGGGGGCCTGCAACGGATTGCCAACGCCGGACTGGATCGCCAGATTGCAGCGGAGCAACAAAGCAATTTACCGGCAGACACTTCGGCAGACTTGGCAGAAGAACCTCTAGCTCCACGCCGTGACTGGAACCAGATCGTCACCAGCAATCAAGTCGCTCAGTGGCCGTTTTGGCCTATCCTGGTTTCCAGTCTGTTCTTTGCATTGGTCCATTTCGGACAAGGGGCGGCCCCGATTTCGCTCTTCTTTTTCTCGCTAGGACTTGGGCTGCTGTACCATTTAACCGGCAGGTTATGGGCCAGCATCACCGTGCACGCGATGCTAAACGCAATCAGCACCGCAATGGCCATCCTGTCGGTCTAA
- a CDS encoding polysaccharide pyruvyl transferase family protein, with protein sequence MPSMTLSNPRRHFLSQVALLTAGATLTRAAESSPKRILLRSSWQTVNIGDIAHTPGVLRILETHLPDVEVTLWPSNLGNGVEQILRDQFPNVRFIKGAADLKRAFDENDFLLHGSGPSLVAQRDVIRWSEATGKPYGVYGITLPFKGSASTKPTSNAALQKTVDVLSNAEFVYFRDSKSLEFAKSLDCKSPVMEFGPDGAFACDLRDDEKADAFLQSHDLQAGKFLCCIPRLRYTPYWTIPEKKRELDPVKHARNEQMKEHDHEALRQSIMQVVRETDLKILLCPEDQTQMRVGKEVLYDRLPADVLKRVVWRPDYWLTGEAVSTYVRSAGLFGNEMHSPIMCVGHGVPAIVCRFAEQTSKGFMWQDIGLEDWLFDLDDESQVAKIPAAVMQIATQPEAAKAKAAKAKAFVEQRQAETMKQLKKSLAT encoded by the coding sequence ATGCCCTCCATGACCCTTTCGAATCCGCGTCGTCATTTTTTGTCTCAGGTAGCTTTATTGACCGCAGGGGCGACTCTCACCCGTGCCGCGGAATCAAGCCCGAAACGAATCCTATTGCGATCGTCCTGGCAGACGGTGAATATCGGTGACATCGCCCATACTCCAGGCGTCCTTCGGATTTTGGAAACGCATCTGCCGGATGTGGAGGTTACTCTTTGGCCTAGTAACCTTGGCAACGGAGTGGAACAGATTCTGCGCGATCAGTTTCCAAATGTTCGATTTATCAAAGGAGCTGCCGATTTAAAACGGGCGTTTGATGAAAACGATTTTCTTCTGCATGGATCGGGACCCTCGTTGGTCGCGCAGCGCGATGTGATCCGCTGGTCCGAAGCGACTGGCAAACCGTATGGGGTCTACGGGATCACTCTGCCGTTCAAAGGATCCGCGTCGACGAAGCCAACGTCCAATGCCGCACTGCAGAAGACTGTGGATGTCCTGAGCAACGCTGAATTTGTCTACTTCCGTGATTCAAAGTCACTGGAATTCGCGAAGTCGCTGGACTGTAAATCGCCGGTCATGGAATTTGGCCCCGATGGTGCCTTTGCCTGTGACCTTCGCGATGATGAAAAAGCGGATGCTTTCTTGCAGAGTCACGATCTGCAGGCTGGCAAATTCTTGTGCTGTATTCCGCGTTTGCGGTACACGCCTTACTGGACCATTCCGGAAAAGAAGCGCGAATTGGATCCGGTGAAACATGCTCGCAATGAACAGATGAAGGAACATGATCATGAAGCGTTGCGGCAGTCGATCATGCAAGTCGTTCGAGAAACCGATTTGAAGATTTTGTTGTGCCCCGAAGACCAAACGCAAATGCGAGTTGGCAAAGAGGTTCTTTATGATCGGTTGCCAGCCGACGTCCTGAAACGGGTGGTCTGGAGACCGGACTACTGGTTAACCGGCGAAGCGGTTAGCACTTATGTCCGAAGTGCAGGTCTGTTTGGCAATGAGATGCATTCGCCGATCATGTGTGTCGGCCACGGAGTTCCCGCAATCGTCTGTCGATTTGCGGAACAGACCAGCAAAGGGTTCATGTGGCAAGACATCGGTTTGGAAGACTGGTTGTTCGATTTGGATGATGAATCGCAGGTCGCCAAAATCCCGGCTGCGGTCATGCAAATCGCAACCCAACCCGAAGCGGCCAAAGCGAAAGCGGCCAAGGCAAAAGCCTTCGTCGAACAACGGCAGGCTGAAACAATGAAGCAACTCAAGAAATCGTTGGCAACCTAG
- a CDS encoding MOSC domain-containing protein encodes MISEYGWYGVIPSGPASGRGAKQTMREASIVSRLTGERDNYLQAVPRRSRSPIMTAVHQLLSANEKRNRVTIQLLSLQVGMPEILDPEKPWTSGIGKTAVSDPRWIGQTQIEGDGQADQVHHGGPHKAVCVYSADHYPYWREQHRDKKWPWGSFGENFTVQNLSETEVCIGDIWKIGETKLQVSQPRQPCWKLARFWDIKDLALQVQQNGKTGWYLRVLEEGRVQAGMSILLESRSNPRWTIAAANEIMHHDKQNVAAAADLLALPELSPSWVETLTKRVQKQAPADPQQRLSGNSSDVSSPESE; translated from the coding sequence TTGATTAGTGAGTATGGATGGTATGGCGTGATTCCCTCGGGACCGGCAAGCGGCCGCGGTGCCAAGCAAACGATGAGGGAAGCCTCCATTGTAAGTCGCCTGACCGGCGAGCGTGACAACTATCTGCAAGCCGTCCCACGGAGGTCTCGCAGCCCTATAATGACAGCTGTCCACCAATTGCTTTCCGCCAACGAAAAGAGAAATCGAGTGACCATTCAGCTGCTTTCTCTTCAGGTTGGAATGCCTGAGATCCTTGATCCGGAAAAACCGTGGACCTCTGGAATTGGCAAGACCGCGGTATCCGACCCGCGTTGGATCGGGCAAACCCAAATCGAAGGAGATGGACAAGCCGATCAAGTCCATCATGGCGGGCCTCATAAAGCGGTATGCGTTTATTCGGCGGACCACTATCCCTACTGGCGCGAGCAGCATCGCGACAAGAAATGGCCATGGGGATCTTTTGGCGAAAATTTTACCGTCCAAAACCTCTCGGAAACCGAGGTTTGCATCGGCGATATCTGGAAGATCGGAGAAACCAAACTTCAGGTTTCCCAGCCGCGTCAGCCCTGCTGGAAGCTGGCTCGATTCTGGGACATCAAAGACCTTGCACTGCAGGTCCAACAGAACGGGAAGACAGGTTGGTATTTACGAGTCCTAGAGGAAGGGCGTGTGCAGGCGGGTATGTCAATCTTGCTGGAGTCGCGATCGAATCCTCGCTGGACGATCGCGGCGGCCAATGAAATCATGCACCACGACAAGCAAAACGTTGCCGCTGCGGCAGACCTCCTGGCCCTGCCGGAACTCTCGCCCAGCTGGGTCGAAACGCTTACTAAACGTGTCCAAAAACAGGCTCCAGCCGATCCACAACAGCGACTGTCCGGCAACTCCAGCGACGTCTCGTCGCCAGAGAGCGAATAA
- a CDS encoding RNA polymerase sigma factor: protein MDSQSLQTLIDQHGAALKLIASQYCDHAEDAVQEALLALIDQHEPPRDVPAWMFTTVRRKAMNMTRAEVRRRKHHRHAGENHAAWFCESPTEPSLPGDCQAALKQLNPQNREIVILRIWGEQTFEQIATVVQLSLSTVHRRYQDAIAELERHIADPTTTEINQ from the coding sequence ATGGATTCTCAATCCCTTCAAACCCTCATCGACCAACACGGTGCGGCTTTGAAACTGATTGCCAGCCAGTACTGTGATCACGCGGAAGACGCGGTCCAAGAGGCGCTGCTTGCGCTCATCGATCAACACGAACCTCCACGCGATGTGCCGGCATGGATGTTTACCACGGTGCGTCGAAAAGCGATGAATATGACTCGCGCTGAAGTGCGTAGACGCAAACATCACCGCCATGCAGGCGAAAACCACGCTGCTTGGTTCTGTGAATCCCCCACGGAGCCATCCTTGCCCGGGGACTGCCAAGCCGCCCTAAAACAACTAAATCCTCAAAATCGAGAAATTGTCATTTTAAGAATTTGGGGAGAACAGACCTTTGAACAAATCGCCACGGTTGTCCAGTTGTCGCTCAGCACCGTGCATCGCCGCTACCAAGATGCGATTGCGGAACTGGAACGACATATCGCGGATCCCACCACGACGGAGATAAACCAATGA
- a CDS encoding DUF1559 family PulG-like putative transporter: protein MNTLKRILISYGTYLLLSVVCLLPASGQTTNVLYPADETMQRIKPFVDETTFMVVRIDPKSMGDLESLHGKLKQLSPVLAKTFATNLPSIRQAFEKVEAMSGGQAIYQTIGIPYSETQTSWFTFFESPSDTEVAPVQQYLPFGDSWKTYRHQSMTVVSKKEGSTAEAGPIPASTHQAFTQALKAIESYPIQIAIAPPSYAVRTFRELSPQLPPSLGGGSSDVLTNGIEWMAIGIDPQHLKGKWTIQSQSPDAASALADHLPKIMRGAQQSLASQTAAMPPASMDALISWITPTVQGSQLVKDLQLDDTHAQLVKFFAGFVGQVEGQAQADATTRQFKTIMLAMHNFHDVHKHLPPGDSKNKEEKPLLSWRVYLLPFLGEADLYDQFHLDEPWDSEHNLTLLEQMPAIYANKLPLTGQTSLPAGHTTYVAPRGERTIFPLELEGQGTLFSQIIDGTSNTVAIVEVTDERAVPWTAPQDYAYDVDNPAEGLQTRTSKRWLAGICDGSVRRFPASLDAEMVRRLFDRADGNPIETE, encoded by the coding sequence ATGAACACTTTAAAACGCATTCTAATTTCCTACGGCACTTACCTGCTGCTATCGGTTGTCTGCCTACTTCCGGCGAGTGGACAAACAACCAATGTCCTCTATCCCGCAGACGAAACGATGCAGCGGATAAAACCGTTCGTCGATGAAACGACATTTATGGTGGTCCGCATCGACCCCAAATCGATGGGCGACTTGGAATCGCTTCATGGAAAACTAAAACAACTCTCTCCCGTTCTCGCTAAAACCTTTGCGACGAATCTGCCAAGCATCCGGCAAGCTTTCGAGAAAGTAGAGGCGATGTCCGGGGGTCAAGCTATCTACCAAACCATTGGCATTCCCTATTCCGAAACCCAAACCAGTTGGTTCACATTTTTTGAATCGCCGTCGGATACGGAAGTTGCCCCGGTCCAACAGTACCTTCCGTTTGGTGATTCATGGAAAACCTATCGCCATCAATCAATGACAGTCGTCAGCAAGAAAGAGGGTTCCACGGCCGAAGCTGGCCCCATCCCGGCAAGCACCCATCAAGCGTTTACGCAGGCCCTGAAAGCGATCGAATCGTACCCCATTCAAATCGCGATCGCCCCGCCGTCTTATGCCGTCAGGACCTTTCGTGAACTCTCTCCGCAGCTTCCGCCTTCATTGGGCGGTGGTTCCAGTGACGTCCTTACCAATGGAATCGAGTGGATGGCGATCGGAATCGACCCGCAACATTTAAAGGGGAAATGGACCATCCAGTCCCAATCCCCGGACGCAGCATCCGCGCTGGCAGACCATTTGCCCAAAATCATGCGGGGTGCCCAGCAGTCGCTTGCGTCACAAACCGCTGCAATGCCTCCTGCATCGATGGACGCGTTGATTTCCTGGATCACGCCAACCGTCCAAGGGAGCCAACTGGTGAAAGACCTTCAACTGGACGACACGCATGCCCAATTGGTGAAGTTCTTTGCGGGCTTTGTCGGTCAAGTCGAGGGACAAGCCCAAGCCGACGCAACAACGCGACAATTCAAAACCATCATGTTGGCCATGCACAACTTTCACGATGTGCACAAACACCTGCCGCCAGGGGACTCCAAGAACAAAGAGGAAAAACCTCTGCTAAGTTGGCGAGTTTACTTGCTTCCCTTTTTAGGAGAAGCCGACCTGTATGATCAATTTCACCTGGACGAACCGTGGGATAGTGAACACAACCTGACACTCCTGGAACAGATGCCTGCGATCTACGCAAACAAGCTGCCGCTGACAGGTCAGACGTCGCTTCCCGCCGGTCACACAACGTATGTAGCTCCTCGCGGGGAACGGACCATATTCCCGCTTGAACTGGAGGGGCAGGGGACCCTTTTCTCACAGATCATCGATGGGACAAGCAACACCGTTGCGATCGTCGAAGTGACCGATGAACGTGCTGTCCCCTGGACCGCGCCGCAAGACTACGCCTACGACGTCGACAATCCGGCGGAAGGCCTTCAAACCCGCACCAGCAAAAGATGGCTAGCCGGGATTTGTGACGGGAGTGTCCGCAGGTTTCCCGCTTCCCTGGATGCGGAAATGGTTCGCAGGCTGTTTGATCGAGCCGACGGGAATCCCATCGAGACGGAATAA
- the ygfZ gene encoding CAF17-like 4Fe-4S cluster assembly/insertion protein YgfZ, translating to MFFKINEATVVDVLGVDAVTILNNLCTANLKLLDVGHGVETFVTEVRGRTLAHGCLFKNSTGFRFFGSPGQAEVLLGHIDRYTIREDCHPAEVESWAPGYLVSGDGAARLTKEWGLVAGEPPLLANQSYDLQGHVVQVYEIPWLGSGGWLCMPEDPQHGLLEFFAQQSIAEGDAVEFEKRRIAARFPWYGVDIDDSQLPQEADRNEQTISFTKGCYLGQETVARLDALGQVQKKIVRWQIDTTEPIAPGTDLLDGEKKVGKITSSVVDQGKTFALGFARRSHFDPGSQARCGDYEATVL from the coding sequence GTGTTTTTTAAGATCAATGAAGCGACGGTTGTCGACGTTCTTGGTGTCGATGCGGTTACCATTCTCAATAATCTCTGCACCGCCAATTTAAAACTGTTGGACGTGGGGCATGGAGTGGAAACGTTTGTGACGGAAGTGCGCGGACGAACACTCGCCCATGGTTGCCTGTTCAAAAATTCCACCGGATTTCGGTTTTTTGGGTCTCCAGGACAAGCGGAAGTTCTTTTGGGGCACATCGATCGTTACACGATTCGCGAAGACTGCCATCCAGCCGAAGTTGAATCATGGGCACCCGGCTATCTGGTAAGTGGTGACGGAGCGGCCCGACTGACGAAAGAGTGGGGACTGGTCGCTGGCGAACCGCCTCTGCTGGCGAACCAATCCTATGACCTGCAAGGGCATGTTGTGCAGGTTTACGAGATTCCTTGGTTGGGGAGCGGCGGATGGCTGTGCATGCCGGAAGATCCACAGCATGGGCTGTTAGAATTTTTCGCGCAGCAGTCGATAGCCGAAGGGGATGCCGTCGAGTTCGAAAAGCGAAGGATTGCCGCTCGCTTTCCTTGGTACGGAGTCGATATCGACGACAGCCAGTTGCCCCAAGAAGCGGATCGCAACGAGCAAACGATTTCGTTCACCAAGGGCTGTTACCTCGGTCAAGAAACGGTCGCCCGCCTGGATGCGTTGGGACAGGTTCAAAAGAAGATCGTTCGTTGGCAGATCGATACCACCGAACCGATCGCTCCTGGTACCGATCTGTTAGACGGTGAAAAGAAGGTCGGGAAAATCACTTCGTCGGTTGTCGACCAAGGCAAAACGTTTGCACTAGGATTTGCCCGCCGCTCCCATTTCGATCCCGGCAGCCAAGCCCGCTGCGGCGACTATGAAGCAACCGTTCTGTAA
- a CDS encoding sugar phosphate isomerase/epimerase family protein: protein MPELKIAARLSAFNLPLKKALHAAAQAGATGVEIDARNGVRPSELTDTACRQLRKMLDDLNLRVSSVRFQTRHGYGHQNRLDERVDATKQAMRMAYRLGCDVVSNQIGRIPADPESESYKQLATVLSDLGRFGTHIGAFLAAETGTESGEQMAALLTADPSALLGAAFNPGNLIINGFSVDESLVALRETVRLVIARDGVQDLAQGRGIAVPVGDGTADFPQILGRLEERQYRGWFVVGADGEGADQVTRNIQYLSSL, encoded by the coding sequence GTGCCTGAGCTAAAAATTGCTGCCCGACTTTCGGCTTTTAATTTGCCTCTAAAGAAAGCATTGCATGCAGCGGCGCAAGCGGGGGCCACCGGAGTAGAAATCGACGCTCGAAATGGGGTTCGGCCATCCGAATTGACCGATACTGCTTGCCGACAATTGCGGAAGATGCTGGATGATCTGAATTTGCGGGTTAGTTCAGTTCGTTTTCAGACCCGACACGGCTATGGACATCAAAATCGGCTGGATGAACGAGTCGACGCGACCAAGCAAGCGATGCGGATGGCCTACCGGTTGGGCTGCGATGTGGTATCGAACCAGATCGGTCGAATCCCGGCCGACCCGGAATCGGAAAGCTACAAGCAGCTGGCGACCGTCTTGAGTGACCTCGGACGATTTGGGACCCATATCGGAGCGTTTCTCGCCGCCGAAACCGGAACGGAATCGGGTGAACAGATGGCTGCCCTACTCACGGCCGACCCCAGTGCCCTGCTGGGGGCCGCGTTTAATCCCGGGAACCTAATTATCAACGGATTCTCTGTGGATGAATCCTTGGTGGCACTGCGTGAAACCGTTCGGCTGGTGATCGCCCGCGATGGAGTCCAAGATTTGGCTCAGGGACGAGGCATCGCAGTCCCGGTCGGCGATGGAACGGCGGACTTTCCTCAGATCCTTGGACGCTTGGAAGAACGACAATATCGAGGCTGGTTTGTGGTCGGAGCCGACGGCGAAGGCGCCGATCAGGTGACTCGCAATATCCAATATCTTTCCAGTCTATAA
- a CDS encoding Ig-like domain repeat protein → MRSNRNLADILVLWLLLNIAGCWTLNAQGTGATSVNNPAVQADRNARPPGGAPSVPTLNSGTGETVRRWDFGREDDQDFDFWPDRWQRQQGRAYPQYVQIGIQSEDSPAKAQAQKLDAAIVPYWVQLRKYLRKTPPWLPMLDPQWTQVLIALGESLPALPPPFQEQFTNQYLAIVLNGGGAMIQSPPIEVSGMYSYVLGLRVRTKHLKHNRSWAELQFLDAEGLPLSVTTTPLAGGDSDWITLQTRPVAPPVGSQTAVIRLRVEPQSEATDIRGIVDFDQIHLQQFPQLHLATAHPTGLFGIGQSIPITATAMGLRHQTAAIQFNLLDIQDAVIRTQTVQVKTVSDNPNPTATDTASAYGGTATWDLSPLPPGFYRVSAELIAADRKALTTAISFAVIDQLPQSDGPFGWTLPEGSPLGNVRSLPGWLHDCHVHWLKYPCWINADDLNSADELAWLATRAEDNQIRFVGLLDQPPEGVAPEIDKRRELAAANTFRDALVWQPILEALMNRLTIKVRWWQLGQERDFSFLGRASLQETINDINKGLQGYREPLNLVISWPWLEPQPAGESRSWRAAVRSASVPLTAAELDAYLNAEFEDSASTKANDTWLLLDPLPKSEYDLATRVRDLVLRMATVQGHPVQAAFVSNPLDRETGLLRPDGTPDFMLLPWRTSSAILGSLRRTGSLQLPNGSPNIVLSDGERTVMVLWNMTPSEESLYLGENIQVIDVWGRLESAETRTVGSQTEQIVKAGPTPKFVLGLDPQITAFRMAVKLDRTSIDSLLGRSQSVGVELDNPSGQELQGDLLLKGDAAWDVPRFPTAMMLPGNSKQTISIPLTLQTNATTGKKAVQLKFTLEGSPKRKFTVYRDLHVGPEGFEVRISSRLDENGNLIVQVEMQNSSADRIRYDCSLFPPGRQYQRKTIQVAANERVRREFIIPNGKSLLGKTMLLRAAEQDGRRVLNYTVLIDQRLASGGS, encoded by the coding sequence GTGCGTTCCAATCGAAATCTCGCCGATATTCTAGTGCTTTGGCTGCTGCTGAACATCGCTGGGTGCTGGACCTTAAACGCCCAGGGTACCGGTGCCACCTCGGTCAACAATCCTGCGGTTCAGGCAGACAGAAATGCACGCCCGCCCGGCGGAGCTCCGTCGGTACCGACTTTGAATTCCGGGACAGGAGAAACGGTCCGGCGATGGGATTTCGGCCGCGAAGACGACCAAGACTTTGACTTTTGGCCCGATCGATGGCAACGGCAGCAGGGCCGAGCTTACCCGCAGTACGTCCAGATTGGAATTCAAAGCGAGGATTCGCCAGCAAAAGCGCAAGCTCAGAAATTGGACGCGGCGATTGTCCCTTATTGGGTACAGCTGCGGAAATACCTCCGCAAAACGCCGCCATGGCTGCCGATGCTGGACCCTCAATGGACGCAGGTCTTGATTGCCCTGGGCGAAAGCCTGCCCGCGTTGCCACCACCCTTTCAAGAACAGTTCACCAACCAATATTTAGCGATCGTGCTAAATGGCGGCGGGGCGATGATCCAAAGTCCTCCGATCGAAGTAAGCGGGATGTACAGCTACGTCCTTGGGCTGCGGGTTCGGACAAAACACTTAAAACACAACCGAAGCTGGGCGGAGCTTCAGTTCCTTGATGCCGAAGGGCTACCGCTCTCGGTGACGACGACCCCATTGGCGGGCGGAGACAGCGACTGGATAACGCTGCAAACCCGCCCGGTGGCACCGCCCGTTGGAAGTCAGACCGCCGTCATTCGACTGAGAGTAGAACCTCAAAGTGAAGCGACCGACATTCGAGGCATCGTCGATTTTGACCAGATCCATCTACAGCAGTTTCCTCAACTGCATCTAGCGACCGCGCATCCAACCGGCCTGTTTGGGATCGGCCAATCGATCCCGATCACTGCCACGGCGATGGGTTTGCGGCACCAGACCGCTGCGATCCAGTTCAACCTACTGGACATCCAAGATGCGGTCATACGAACTCAAACGGTTCAAGTGAAGACGGTATCGGACAACCCGAATCCAACCGCGACCGATACCGCATCGGCCTATGGGGGGACGGCGACCTGGGATCTATCTCCACTTCCTCCGGGCTTTTATCGGGTTTCGGCTGAACTAATTGCCGCGGATCGCAAAGCCCTCACGACCGCGATCTCGTTTGCCGTTATTGACCAACTGCCTCAATCAGACGGTCCGTTTGGCTGGACGTTGCCGGAGGGTTCGCCTCTGGGGAATGTCCGTTCGCTTCCTGGTTGGTTACATGACTGCCACGTCCATTGGTTGAAGTACCCCTGTTGGATCAACGCCGACGACTTAAATAGTGCGGATGAATTGGCTTGGTTGGCGACTCGCGCCGAAGACAATCAAATTCGGTTCGTCGGGTTGCTGGATCAACCTCCTGAAGGGGTTGCTCCGGAAATCGATAAACGCCGCGAACTTGCCGCCGCGAACACCTTTCGCGACGCCTTGGTATGGCAACCGATCCTAGAAGCCTTGATGAACCGCCTGACGATCAAAGTTCGATGGTGGCAACTCGGCCAGGAACGGGACTTCAGTTTTCTGGGGCGAGCTTCGTTGCAAGAAACGATTAACGACATCAACAAAGGCCTGCAAGGCTATCGTGAACCGCTGAACCTTGTCATTTCTTGGCCATGGTTGGAACCGCAGCCTGCAGGCGAATCCCGCTCCTGGCGGGCCGCCGTCCGGAGTGCCTCGGTTCCTTTGACCGCCGCAGAACTGGATGCCTACCTGAACGCCGAATTTGAGGATTCAGCATCGACCAAAGCCAACGACACCTGGTTGCTCCTCGACCCGCTTCCCAAATCGGAATACGACCTAGCCACGCGAGTTCGTGACCTTGTGCTGCGGATGGCAACGGTCCAAGGGCACCCGGTTCAGGCCGCGTTCGTATCGAATCCACTGGACCGCGAAACGGGTTTACTGCGTCCCGATGGGACGCCCGACTTCATGTTACTGCCATGGCGAACCAGTTCGGCCATCCTGGGTTCCCTGCGGCGGACCGGCAGCCTGCAATTGCCAAACGGCAGCCCCAACATTGTCCTTAGCGATGGCGAACGAACCGTCATGGTTTTATGGAACATGACCCCGAGCGAAGAATCGCTTTACCTGGGCGAGAACATCCAGGTTATCGACGTGTGGGGGCGTCTAGAATCGGCAGAAACACGAACCGTAGGATCGCAGACCGAGCAAATCGTAAAGGCTGGTCCGACTCCAAAATTTGTGTTGGGGTTGGATCCACAAATCACGGCCTTTCGGATGGCGGTGAAACTGGACCGCACCTCGATCGATAGCCTGTTGGGTCGATCGCAAAGCGTCGGTGTCGAACTGGACAATCCATCCGGACAGGAACTGCAAGGGGATTTGTTACTGAAAGGGGATGCCGCCTGGGACGTTCCGCGATTCCCAACGGCGATGATGCTGCCGGGGAACAGCAAACAAACCATTTCGATTCCGCTAACCCTGCAAACGAACGCGACGACTGGAAAGAAAGCCGTCCAGTTGAAGTTCACCCTTGAGGGTTCGCCCAAACGAAAGTTCACGGTCTATCGCGACCTTCACGTCGGCCCGGAAGGGTTTGAGGTCCGAATATCTAGCCGGCTGGACGAAAACGGCAACCTTATCGTCCAAGTGGAAATGCAGAATTCCAGTGCCGACCGGATCCGCTACGACTGCTCCCTTTTCCCACCCGGACGTCAGTACCAGCGGAAAACCATTCAGGTCGCCGCCAACGAACGGGTTCGCCGCGAATTCATCATTCCCAATGGCAAATCGCTGCTGGGAAAAACCATGTTGCTTCGAGCCGCCGAACAAGACGGTCGGCGAGTCCTCAACTACACGGTCTTAATCGACCAACGCCTCGCGAGCGGCGGTAGCTAA